The genomic interval CGACGGCGCACGCGGAGATCCTCGCCCTGCGGGAAGCCGCCGCATCGCTCGGGTCGTGGCGCTTGGACGGTGCGACCGTCTACGTCACGCTCGAGCCCTGCCCGATGTGCGCCGGCGCGCTGGTCGCCGCCAGGGTGGGCCGGCTCGTGTTCGCGACCGCGGATCCAAAGGCGGGTGCTTGCGGATCGCTGTACAACCTGTGCGCTGATCCCCGCCTCAACCACGAGCTACCGGTGATATCCGGGGTCCTCGAAGCCGAAGCTGCGGTGCTCCTGAGCGGTTGGTTCTCGGGCCGCCGGCGGGCAGGATCCGATGACTGAGCAGTGTCTATGGTCCGACCGCGGTGAGGCAGGTCAGTCCGCGAGCCGGCGGTGAATCTCGGCAAGGAGAGCTATAGGGCGCATCGGCTCCTCTGCCATGTCGGTGACGATGAGACCGCTGGTCCCCGCGGTGGTGACTTCCATCAGTTCCTCGAGCGCCCTGCCCTCCTCGAGGCACAGCATCCGGTCGACGATCACGATGTCGGGTTCCCACCCTTCGGTCTTCTCGATCCCGTGGCGCAAGGTGTTGGCACGCCTCGGCTCGTGTCCAGCCTCGAGAAGCAGCCGCGAGACTGTGTTGAGGAAGGGGATGTCCGGATCGACGACAAGCACACGTGCCCTCAGCCGTGATGTCGTCGATGTCGCTTTCACACCTGCTCCCGCGTCCGCCGGTAATTCTCTTTTCGCCCGACATCGGACAAGCCTTGAGAAGGGCTCTTCGGGCTTACGCCTTATAGCCTGGTTAAGGCCCGGGAGTCCGGCTTGT from Acidimicrobiales bacterium carries:
- the tadA gene encoding tRNA adenosine(34) deaminase TadA, yielding MVPDTADEKAMRLALDQARRAGDAGDVPVGAVVVAGGRVVGAAGNRREAAGDPTAHAEILALREAAASLGSWRLDGATVYVTLEPCPMCAGALVAARVGRLVFATADPKAGACGSLYNLCADPRLNHELPVISGVLEAEAAVLLSGWFSGRRRAGSDD